In Oryza sativa Japonica Group chromosome 2, ASM3414082v1, the following are encoded in one genomic region:
- the LOC136355101 gene encoding uncharacterized protein, whose amino-acid sequence MAGEHRFYDSNGDVSRYMLDDMEFLPLFGEAEAATTLPLPVLPDVEPLPTAPAPAATAHVEPAPAADFGLGNPVLADLGFDVDLDFFPELNFQSPPPPPAMNAGGYTHQVQASPPVMHHQQQQQQPLAPLPAAHGFAGQPAPATTMAPSGGDDGLFLAAPSRDAPCSPVMFNFMDFNVDMGDVDMDDVLMWADQDTHGAAAGGDTAPPVVVDEYADFVPFQAGDLDCSNCHLVREMMHANASRTIYFLVHATGVGSFQHAIVDRRYTATGAEGLHFPGRQLLYFDLTNHTIESASDFIASNVEKLKNDTTGHHFLDTGYNFSGAVRTDMANSHTAMEMNMLHTIVSAPFENVTTDAASPPAAQFIGAPPAAELPAPVPAPAPPAAHEQNAVVATLLFKVEEFYAAANSRPAAKRADVKILESSQVTQQAGGSSAATATMYPSMVDRKRKRAQATPSRMAPHEVIQYLRATAVETDKELETLNNFFKVCDGEDKALITFSVEQIRSIKKKIGRIINKPVTAMSSRRMARFIDEIDTIKEEKARVFEEIIKILKNPRRKRENDGSSGSNRKNVGGSSGGKKKTVGGSSGSKKKNVGRPSAKKAQK is encoded by the exons ATGGCCGGCGAGCACCGTTTCTACGACTCCAATGGAGATGTGAGCCGCTACATGCTCGACGACATGGAGTTTCTTCCCTTGTTCGGTGAGGCAGAAGCGGCTACCACATTGCCCCTGCCCGTCCTCCCCGACGTCGAGCCGCTTcctacggcgccggcgccggcggcgacggctcacGTCGAGCCCGCTCCGGCGGCGGATTTCGGTCTCGGGAACCCGGTGCTTGCAGATCTCGGCTTCGATGTCGATCTCGACTTCTTTCCCGAGTTGAATTTTcagtctccgccgccgccgccggcgatgaatGCCGGTGGATACACTCATCAGGTTcaggcgtcgccgccggtgatgcatcaccagcaacagcaacagcaaccgCTGGCTCCGTtgccggcggcgcacggcttcgccggccagccggcgccggcgacgacgatggcgcccTCAGGCGGTGACGACGGTTTGTTCTTGGCCGCCCCATCACGGGACGCTCCATGCTCCCCCGTGATGTTCAATTTCATGGACTTCAACGTCGACATGGGCGACGTCGACATGGATGATGTCCTGATGTGGGCTGACCAAGACAcacacggcgccgccgccggcggcgacactGCTCCGCCCGTCGTCGTCGATGAGTACGCCGACTTCGTCCCATTTCAGGCCGGAGATCTGGACTGCTCCAACTGCCACCTTGtcagggagatgatgcatgcaAACG CTAGCCGGACAATATACTTCTTGGTTCATGCAACCGGGGTTGGATCATTTCAACATGCGATTGTGGATCGCAGATACACTGCTACTGGTGCTGAAGGACTACACTTCCCCGGGAGACAACTGCTATACTTCGA CCTTACCAATCATACCATTGAGTCCGCGAGCGACTTCATCGCAAGCAACGTTGAGAAGCTGAAAAATGATACGACTGGGCATCATTTTCTGGACACTGGCTACAACTTCTCCGGAGCGGTCCGCACCGACATGGCCAACAGTCACACGGCGATGGAAATGAACATGCTCCATACGATCGTGTCAGCCCCATTTGAGAACG TAACTACAGATGCAGCGTCCCCGCCGGCGGCACAGTTCATCGGagctcctccagcagcagagcttccagcgccggtgccggcgccggcgccgccagcaGCCCATGAGCAGAATGCTGTTGTTGCTACCTTACTGTTCAAAGTTGAAGAATTCTATGCCGCTGCAAACAGTCGTCCAGCAGCGAAAAGGGCAGACGTGAAGATACTGGAATCATCTCAAGTGACCCAGCAAGCTGGAGGTAGCTCTGCTGCTACTGCTACCATGTACCCGAGCATGGTagacaggaagaggaagagggcgCAGGCGACGCCATCAAGAATGGCTCCACACGAGGTGATACAGTATCTGCGCGCCACAGCGGTGGAAACTGACAAGGAACTGGAGACTCTGAACAATTTCTTCAAGGTTTGTGATGGGGAAGACAAAGCTCTAATAACCTTCTCGGTGGAGCAG ATAAGAAGTATAAAGAAGAAGATAGGGAGGATCATCAACAAACCGGTCACTGCAATGTCAAGTAGGCGGATGGCGAGATTTATTGATGAAATTGATACTATCAAAGAAGAGAAGGCAAGAGTGTTtgaagaaattataaaaatcttgaaaaatcctaggaggaagagagagaatgaTGGATCTTCTGGCAGCAATAGGAAAAACGTTGGTGGATCTTCTGGCGGCAAAAAGAAAACCGTTGGTGGATCTTCTGGCAGCAAAAAGAAAAACGTTGGTAGGCCCTCTGCGAAAAAAGCTCAAAAATAG
- the LOC4329121 gene encoding fasciclin-like arabinogalactan protein 6, which yields MASHTTLILLLPLLAAAAVAAADVAPAPAPPAAQTINLTGILEKGGQYNTLLRLLNATRVGEQLGSQLKTTYDGLTFFAPTDAAFAALRPGTLNGLSDQEQVQLVLYHVLPRYYTLATFQTASNPLRTQATGPAGVYTVNVTTTTGQSLVNVSTGVAAVPLGTTLSADFPLAVYSVDGVLLPEQMFGKAKAPAPAAAPASAAGKGANKEHKKGGAMPKNEVAATAPTAGAGGEDSDDSATTNAVAVAGAAGVVWTAALVGIANLVIA from the coding sequence ATGGCCTCTCACACcaccctcatcctcctcctccctctcctcgccgccgcggccgtcgccgccgcggacgtCGCCCCTGCGCCGGCGCCACCTGCGGCGCAGACGATCAACCTCACGGGCATCCTCGAGAAGGGCGGGCAGTACAACACGCTGCTCCGCCTCCTCAACGCCACCCGCGTCGGCGAGCAGCTGGGCAGCCAGCTGAAGACCACCTACGACGGCCTCACCTTCTTCGCGCCGACggacgccgccttcgccgcgctGAGGCCGGGCACGCTCAACGGCCTGAGCGACCAGGAGCAGGTGCAGCTGGTGCTCTACCACGTCCTCCCGCGCTACTACACCCTCGCCACGTTCCAGACGGCCAGCAACCCGCTGCGCACGCAGGCCACGGGCCCCGCCGGCGTGTACACCGTCAacgtcaccaccaccacgggGCAGAGCCTCGTCAACGTGtccaccggcgtcgccgccgtccccctcGGCACCACGCTCTCCGCCGACTTCCCGCTCGCCGTCTACTCCGTCGACGGCGTGCTCCTGCCGGAGCAGATGTTCGGGAAGGCCAAggctcccgcgccggccgccgcgcccgcgtccgccgccgggAAGGGCGCCAATAAGGAGCACAAGAAGGGCGGCGCCATGCCCAAGAATGAGGTCGCGGCCACCGcgccgacggccggagctggaggAGAAGATTCAGATGACAGCGCCACCACCAATGCGGTGGCCGTTGCAGGCGCGGCCGGTGTGGTGTGGACTGCTGCTCTCGTGGGGATTGCCAATCTTGTCATCGCGTAG
- the LOC9271858 gene encoding fasciclin-like arabinogalactan protein 13 → MASSPSTVFLVLSLTLATVSVVVVSGAGEAPSPAPTGPLNLTEILTKAGHYNTFVRLLKDTEVTSQVSSLLNNDRNGDGLTVLAPTDAAFGRLRPGTLNQMDAQAQAELVLYHVLPRYYGFVTFETTTNPVRTQASGQRGVCTVNVTTAGEDRVRVSSGVVEAELGRPLRDGHPLAVYSLDAVLLPPDMFGPGAKKDYGAADAPAAAGKHGKPQTASSSSVAAAPDEAPSKEVDATATAAAGRMAPAGWAAAFAGVVTAVVAVSLLSY, encoded by the coding sequence ATGGCTTCCTCCCCAAGCACAGTATTTCTTGTACTGTCCCTAACCCTAGCCAccgtctccgtcgtcgtcgtctccggcgccggcgaagcgCCAAGCCCGGCACCGACGGGGCCCCTCAACCTGACGGAGATCCTGACGAAGGCCGGGCACTACAACACCTTCGTCCGGCTGCTCAAGGACACGGAGGTGACGTCGCAGGTGAGCAGCCTGCTGAACAACGACCGGAACGGCGACGGGCTGACGGTGCTGGCGCCGACGGACGCCGCGTTCGGGCGGCTCCGGCCGGGGACGCTCAACCAGATGGACGCGCAGGCGCAGGCGGAGCTGGTGCTGTACCACGTCCTCCCCAGGTACTACGGCTTCGTCACGTTCGAGACCACCACCAACCCGGTGCGCACCCAGGCCTCCGGCCAGCGCGGCGTCTGCACCGTCAACGTCACCACCGCCGGCGAGGACAGGGTGCGCGTCTCGTCCGGGGTGGTGGAGGCCGAGCTCGGGAGGCCGCTCCGCGACGGCCACCCGCTCGCCGTGTACTCGCtcgacgccgtcctcctcccgcccgaCATGTTCGGCCCCGGCGCCAAGAAGGACtacggcgccgccgacgcgcccgcggcggcggggaagcaCGGGAAGCCGCagaccgcgtcgtcgtcgtcggtggcggcggcgcctgaCGAAGCGCCGTCGAAGGAGGTGGAcgccacggcgacggcggccgccggcaggatggcgccggcgggatGGGCGGCGGCGTTTGCAGGGGTCGTGACCGCGGTGGTCGCCGTGAGCCTGCTCTCGTATTGA